The Triticum dicoccoides isolate Atlit2015 ecotype Zavitan chromosome 6A, WEW_v2.0, whole genome shotgun sequence genome has a window encoding:
- the LOC119317094 gene encoding temperature-induced lipocalin-1-like: MAAKKSGSEMGVVLGLDVARYMGRWYEIASFPNFFQPRDGRDTRATYELMEDGATVHVLNETWSKGKRDYIEGTAYKADPASEEAKLKVKFYVPPFLPIIPVVGDYWVLYVDDDYQYALVGEPRRKSLWILCRKTHIEDEVYNQLLEKAKEEGYDVAKLHKTPQSDPPPESDAAPTDSKGTWWFKSLFGK; this comes from the exons ATGGCGGCCAAGAAGAGCGGGAGCGAGATGGGCGTGGTGCTGGGGCTGGACGTTGCCCGGTACATGGGGCGGTGGTACGAGATCGCGTCCTTCCCCAACTTCTTCCAGCCGCGCGACGGGCGCGACACGCGGGCGACCTACGAGCTCATGGAGGACGGCGCCACGGTGCACGTGCTCAACGAGACGTGGAGCAAAGGCAAGCGCGACTACATCGAGGGCACCGCCTACAAGGCCGACCCGGCCAGCGAGGAGGCCAAGCTCAAGGTCAAGTTCTACGTCCCGCCGTTCCTCCCCATCATCCCCGTCGTCGGCGACTACTGGGTCCTCTATGTCGATGACGACTACCAGTATGCCCTCGTCGGCGAGCCCCGCCGGAAAAGCCTATGG ATCCTGTGCAGGAAGACGCACATCGAGGACGAGGTGTACAACCAGCTGCTGGAGAAGGCCAAGGAGGAAGGCTACGACGTGGCCAAGCTGCACAAGACGCCGCAGAGCGACCCGCCGCCGGAGAGCGATGCCGCGCCCACCGACAGCAAAGGGACCTGGTGGTTCAAGTCGCTCTTTGGTAAATGA
- the LOC119317095 gene encoding 40S ribosomal protein S11-like, whose amino-acid sequence MAEQTEKAFLKQPKVFLCSKKTTKGNNKPGKEGSRFWKSVGLGFKTPKEAIEGTYIDKKCPFTGTVSVRGRIIAGTCHSAKMNRTIIVRRNYLHYVKKYQRYEKRHSNIPAHISPCFRVREGDHVIIGQCRPLSKTVRFNVLKVVPAGSKSGAVKKAFTGFYLKSSPNFKLRVSGLVKLCSECFVKIIDAVTWLPVNIHHSFFASCM is encoded by the exons ATGGCAGAACAG ACTGAGAAGGCTTTCCTGAAGCAGcctaaggtgttcctctg CTCAAAGAAGACCACAAAGGGGAATAATAAGCCTGGCAAGGAGGGCAGCAGGTTCTGGAAGAGTGTTGGCCTTGGTTTCAAGACTCCCAAGGAAGCCATTGAGG GAACCTACATTGATAAGAAGTGCCCATTCACTGGCACTGTGTCAGTTAGAGGTCGCATCATTGCTGGAACATGTCATAGTGCTAAAATGAACAGGACCATCATTGTTCGTAGGAACTACCTTCACTATGTCAAAAAATACCAGAG GTATGAGAAGAGGCACTCCAACATCCCTGCCCACATTTCCCCTTGCTTCCGTGTGAGAGAAGGAGATCACGTGATCATTGGCCAGTGCAG GCCGCTGTCCAAGACGGTGCGGTTCAATGTGTTGAAGGTGGTCCCAGCAGGGTCAAAGAGTGGTGCGGTGAAGAAGGCGTTCACCG GGTTTTATCTCAAGAGTTCTCCAAACTTCAAGCTAAGAGTGAGTGGTTTAGTGAAGTTATGTTCAGAGTGCTTCGTGAAGATTATTGATGCGGTTACCTGGTTACCCGTTAATATACATCACTCGTTTTTTGCTTCTTGCATGTGA